Proteins encoded by one window of Mercenaria mercenaria strain notata chromosome 4, MADL_Memer_1, whole genome shotgun sequence:
- the LOC123552261 gene encoding catalase-like isoform X1 translates to MTSRDKATNQIEEFKRAQGTPDQMTTGTGCPVGNKTASKTVGPRGPVLLEDFVFTDEMAHFNRERIPERVVHAKGAGAFGYFECTHDVTKYTKLKPFEHIGKKTPLAVRFSTVGGESGSADTARDPRGFAVKFYTEEGNWDLVGNNTPIFFIRDPFLFPSFIHTQKRNPQTHLKDPDMFWDFISLRPETTHQVSFLFSDRGTPNGYRCMNGYGSHTFKLVNSDNKPVYCKFHWKCDQGIKNLMADEAGELSGSAPDYAMRDLYNAIAEGNYPSWTLKIQVMTYEEAEKFRWNPFDLTKIWPQGEYPLIPVGRMVLNKNPKNYFADVEQIAFSPAHMIPGVEASPDKMLQGRLFSYSDTHRHRLGSNYLQIPVNCPYNARLRNYQRDGPQCVTDNQGGAPNYFPNSFSGPQDDHKFLEHMDNIKNGQVGRYNTADDDNFTQVGTFFNKVLTAAERERLTENIAGHMKDAQEFIQKRAVGNFAKADPQFGKMIQEKLDFYKKKSQRSGGAVAQL, encoded by the exons ATGACCAGCAGGGATAAAGCTACCAACCAGATCGAGGAGTTTAAGAGGGCCCAAGGG acCCCAGACCAGATGACAACTGGCACAGGATGTCCTGTGGGCAATAAAACCGCCTCTAAAACTGTTGGACCCAGGGGGCCAGTTCTTCTTGAAGACTTTGTCTTCACAGATGAAATGGCCCATTTCAATAGAGAGAGAATACCAGAACGTGTTGTGCATGCTAAGGGAGCTG gtGCATTTGGATACTTTGAATGTACACATGATGTAACAAAATACACCAAACTGAAGCCGTTTGAACATATTGGCAAGAAAACTCCCCTCGCTGTCAGGTTCTCAACTGTTG GTGGCGAGTCAGGGTCTGCCGACACTGCTCGTGATCCACGTGGATTTGCTGTCAAATTCTACACAGAGGAGGGTAACTGGGACCTGGTTGGAAACAATACGCCAATCTTCTTTATCAGAGATCCTTTCCTG TTCCCAAGTTTCATCCACACACAGAAAAGAAACCCACAAACACATCTGAAG GATCCTGATATGTTCTGGGACTTTATCAGTCTTCGCCCAGAGACCACTCACCAGGTGTCCTTCCTGTTCTCTGACCGAGGTACGCCCAATGGTTACAGATGTATGAATGGTTACGGTAGTCACACCTTCAAGCTGGTTAACAGTGACAATAAACCAGTCTACTGCAAGTTCCATTGGAAG TGTGACCAGGGAATAAAGAACCTGATGGCTGACGAGGCAGGAGAATTGTCCGGTAGTGCACCAGACTATGCCATGCGTGACCTTTACAATGCCATTGCCGAGGGTAACTACCCCTCATGGACCCTCAAGATACAGGTCATGACCTATGAGGAGGCTGAAAAGTTCAGATGGAATCCATTTGATTTGACAAAG ATTTGGCCACAGGGTGAATACCCGCTGATCCCAGTTGGCAGGATGGTACTGAACAAAAATCCAAAGAACTATTTCGCTGACGTTGAACAGATTGCATTCTCTCCAGCTCACATGATTCCAGGAGTCGAGGCCAGTCCTGATAAAATGTTACAG GGTCGTCTGTTTTCTTACTCTGATACCCACAGACACAGACTGGGCAGTAACTACCTACAGATCCCAGTCAACTGTCCTTACAATGCAAGGTTGAGGAACTACCAGAGAGATGGACCACAATGTGTTACAGATAACCAAG GTGGCGCCCCCAATTACTTCCCCAACAGTTTCAGCGGTCCACAGGATGACCACAAGTTCCTCGAGCACATGGACAACATTAAGAATGGACAGGTGGGCAGGTACAACACAGCCGATGATGATAACTTCACACAAGTCGGAACATTCTTCAACAAG GTACTGACAGCAGCTGAGCGTGAAAGACTGACAGAAAACATTGCTGGTCACATGAAGGATGCTCAAGAATTTATCCAGAAAAGGGCTGTTGGAAACTTCGCTAAAGCTGATCCTCAGTTCGGAAAAATGATCCAGGAAAAATTGGACTTCTACAAGAAAAAGTCACAG AGGTCTGGAGGAGCTGTGGCACAACTGTAA
- the LOC123552261 gene encoding catalase-like isoform X3 — protein sequence MTSRDKATNQIEEFKRAQGTPDQMTTGTGCPVGNKTASKTVGPRGPVLLEDFVFTDEMAHFNRERIPERVVHAKGAGAFGYFECTHDVTKYTKLKPFEHIGKKTPLAVRFSTVGGESGSADTARDPRGFAVKFYTEEGNWDLVGNNTPIFFIRDPFLFPSFIHTQKRNPQTHLKDPDMFWDFISLRPETTHQVSFLFSDRGTPNGYRCMNGYGSHTFKLVNSDNKPVYCKFHWKCDQGIKNLMADEAGELSGSAPDYAMRDLYNAIAEGNYPSWTLKIQVMTYEEAEKFRWNPFDLTKIWPQGEYPLIPVGRMVLNKNPKNYFADVEQIAFSPAHMIPGVEASPDKMLQGRLFSYSDTHRHRLGSNYLQIPVNCPYNARLRNYQRDGPQCVTDNQGGAPNYFPNSFSGPQDDHKFLEHMDNIKNGQVGRYNTADDDNFTQVGTFFNKVLTAAERERLTENIAGHMKDAQEFIQKRAVGNFAKADPQFGKMIQEKLDFYKKKSQN from the exons ATGACCAGCAGGGATAAAGCTACCAACCAGATCGAGGAGTTTAAGAGGGCCCAAGGG acCCCAGACCAGATGACAACTGGCACAGGATGTCCTGTGGGCAATAAAACCGCCTCTAAAACTGTTGGACCCAGGGGGCCAGTTCTTCTTGAAGACTTTGTCTTCACAGATGAAATGGCCCATTTCAATAGAGAGAGAATACCAGAACGTGTTGTGCATGCTAAGGGAGCTG gtGCATTTGGATACTTTGAATGTACACATGATGTAACAAAATACACCAAACTGAAGCCGTTTGAACATATTGGCAAGAAAACTCCCCTCGCTGTCAGGTTCTCAACTGTTG GTGGCGAGTCAGGGTCTGCCGACACTGCTCGTGATCCACGTGGATTTGCTGTCAAATTCTACACAGAGGAGGGTAACTGGGACCTGGTTGGAAACAATACGCCAATCTTCTTTATCAGAGATCCTTTCCTG TTCCCAAGTTTCATCCACACACAGAAAAGAAACCCACAAACACATCTGAAG GATCCTGATATGTTCTGGGACTTTATCAGTCTTCGCCCAGAGACCACTCACCAGGTGTCCTTCCTGTTCTCTGACCGAGGTACGCCCAATGGTTACAGATGTATGAATGGTTACGGTAGTCACACCTTCAAGCTGGTTAACAGTGACAATAAACCAGTCTACTGCAAGTTCCATTGGAAG TGTGACCAGGGAATAAAGAACCTGATGGCTGACGAGGCAGGAGAATTGTCCGGTAGTGCACCAGACTATGCCATGCGTGACCTTTACAATGCCATTGCCGAGGGTAACTACCCCTCATGGACCCTCAAGATACAGGTCATGACCTATGAGGAGGCTGAAAAGTTCAGATGGAATCCATTTGATTTGACAAAG ATTTGGCCACAGGGTGAATACCCGCTGATCCCAGTTGGCAGGATGGTACTGAACAAAAATCCAAAGAACTATTTCGCTGACGTTGAACAGATTGCATTCTCTCCAGCTCACATGATTCCAGGAGTCGAGGCCAGTCCTGATAAAATGTTACAG GGTCGTCTGTTTTCTTACTCTGATACCCACAGACACAGACTGGGCAGTAACTACCTACAGATCCCAGTCAACTGTCCTTACAATGCAAGGTTGAGGAACTACCAGAGAGATGGACCACAATGTGTTACAGATAACCAAG GTGGCGCCCCCAATTACTTCCCCAACAGTTTCAGCGGTCCACAGGATGACCACAAGTTCCTCGAGCACATGGACAACATTAAGAATGGACAGGTGGGCAGGTACAACACAGCCGATGATGATAACTTCACACAAGTCGGAACATTCTTCAACAAG GTACTGACAGCAGCTGAGCGTGAAAGACTGACAGAAAACATTGCTGGTCACATGAAGGATGCTCAAGAATTTATCCAGAAAAGGGCTGTTGGAAACTTCGCTAAAGCTGATCCTCAGTTCGGAAAAATGATCCAGGAAAAATTGGACTTCTACAAGAAAAAGTCACAG AATTAG
- the LOC123552261 gene encoding catalase-like isoform X2 — translation MTSRDKATNQIEEFKRAQGTPDQMTTGTGCPVGNKTASKTVGPRGPVLLEDFVFTDEMAHFNRERIPERVVHAKGAGAFGYFECTHDVTKYTKLKPFEHIGKKTPLAVRFSTVGGESGSADTARDPRGFAVKFYTEEGNWDLVGNNTPIFFIRDPFLFPSFIHTQKRNPQTHLKDPDMFWDFISLRPETTHQVSFLFSDRGTPNGYRCMNGYGSHTFKLVNSDNKPVYCKFHWKCDQGIKNLMADEAGELSGSAPDYAMRDLYNAIAEGNYPSWTLKIQVMTYEEAEKFRWNPFDLTKIWPQGEYPLIPVGRMVLNKNPKNYFADVEQIAFSPAHMIPGVEASPDKMLQGRLFSYSDTHRHRLGSNYLQIPVNCPYNARLRNYQRDGPQCVTDNQGGAPNYFPNSFSGPQDDHKFLEHMDNIKNGQVGRYNTADDDNFTQVGTFFNKVLTAAERERLTENIAGHMKDAQEFIQKRAVGNFAKADPQFGKMIQEKLDFYKKKSQPAA, via the exons ATGACCAGCAGGGATAAAGCTACCAACCAGATCGAGGAGTTTAAGAGGGCCCAAGGG acCCCAGACCAGATGACAACTGGCACAGGATGTCCTGTGGGCAATAAAACCGCCTCTAAAACTGTTGGACCCAGGGGGCCAGTTCTTCTTGAAGACTTTGTCTTCACAGATGAAATGGCCCATTTCAATAGAGAGAGAATACCAGAACGTGTTGTGCATGCTAAGGGAGCTG gtGCATTTGGATACTTTGAATGTACACATGATGTAACAAAATACACCAAACTGAAGCCGTTTGAACATATTGGCAAGAAAACTCCCCTCGCTGTCAGGTTCTCAACTGTTG GTGGCGAGTCAGGGTCTGCCGACACTGCTCGTGATCCACGTGGATTTGCTGTCAAATTCTACACAGAGGAGGGTAACTGGGACCTGGTTGGAAACAATACGCCAATCTTCTTTATCAGAGATCCTTTCCTG TTCCCAAGTTTCATCCACACACAGAAAAGAAACCCACAAACACATCTGAAG GATCCTGATATGTTCTGGGACTTTATCAGTCTTCGCCCAGAGACCACTCACCAGGTGTCCTTCCTGTTCTCTGACCGAGGTACGCCCAATGGTTACAGATGTATGAATGGTTACGGTAGTCACACCTTCAAGCTGGTTAACAGTGACAATAAACCAGTCTACTGCAAGTTCCATTGGAAG TGTGACCAGGGAATAAAGAACCTGATGGCTGACGAGGCAGGAGAATTGTCCGGTAGTGCACCAGACTATGCCATGCGTGACCTTTACAATGCCATTGCCGAGGGTAACTACCCCTCATGGACCCTCAAGATACAGGTCATGACCTATGAGGAGGCTGAAAAGTTCAGATGGAATCCATTTGATTTGACAAAG ATTTGGCCACAGGGTGAATACCCGCTGATCCCAGTTGGCAGGATGGTACTGAACAAAAATCCAAAGAACTATTTCGCTGACGTTGAACAGATTGCATTCTCTCCAGCTCACATGATTCCAGGAGTCGAGGCCAGTCCTGATAAAATGTTACAG GGTCGTCTGTTTTCTTACTCTGATACCCACAGACACAGACTGGGCAGTAACTACCTACAGATCCCAGTCAACTGTCCTTACAATGCAAGGTTGAGGAACTACCAGAGAGATGGACCACAATGTGTTACAGATAACCAAG GTGGCGCCCCCAATTACTTCCCCAACAGTTTCAGCGGTCCACAGGATGACCACAAGTTCCTCGAGCACATGGACAACATTAAGAATGGACAGGTGGGCAGGTACAACACAGCCGATGATGATAACTTCACACAAGTCGGAACATTCTTCAACAAG GTACTGACAGCAGCTGAGCGTGAAAGACTGACAGAAAACATTGCTGGTCACATGAAGGATGCTCAAGAATTTATCCAGAAAAGGGCTGTTGGAAACTTCGCTAAAGCTGATCCTCAGTTCGGAAAAATGATCCAGGAAAAATTGGACTTCTACAAGAAAAAGTCACAG CCTGCAGCCTAG